The Psychrobacter immobilis DNA window ATCGTTACCGCTGATGTTCCCGCAAAGTTCATGCCAGCACTGAAAACACGTGTGAATAAAGACACACCTGTGGGTAACGAAGGCGCTGGCACGGTGGTCGCAGCGGGTTCATCGCCAGCCGCACAAGCACTAATGGGCAAAATGGTTGCTGTGATTGGCGGCGGTACATATCGTCAATATCACTGTGTCAATGTAAAAAGCTGCTTGGAATTAAAAGAAGGCACGACTGCTAAAGAAGGCGCTTCGTCTTTTGTGAACCCACTTACCGCACTGGCAATGGTCGAAACCATGCGTGCTGAGGGTCACAAAGCCATCATTCATGCAGCAGCGGCATCTAGCCTTGGACAAATGCTTAACCGCATTTGTATGGCTGATGGTATTGATTTGATCAATATCGTACGTAAGGAAGAGCAAGAAAAACTGTTACGTGATATGGGTGCAAAATATGTGGTCAACTCAAGCAGTGATACATTCATTGCGGACTTAACCGCAGCGATTGTCGAAACAGGTGCCACGATTTCATTCGACCCTATCGGCGGCGGTCAATTATCCAGCGATATTCTGAACTGTATGGAAGCCGCTATCACTGCTGATGTAGAAGAATACAACGTTTACGGTTCTACCACTTTTAAACAAGCGTATATTTATGGGGCATTAAACCGTGGTCCTATTACCCTAAATCGTAACTTTGGCTTTGCGTGGGGTGTTAATGGATTCCTATTATTCAATGCGCTCGCCAAACTGGGCACTGAAACGGTTATGTCGATGCGCAAGCGTGTGGCAGAGGAAATTACCACCACATTTGCCAGCAGCTATACGCATGAAGTCACGCTACAAGAAGCGTTGCAGTTACAGTCAATCGCCGCTTATGGTAAACAAGCCACTGGTGAGAAGTACTTAATCAAACCTCAGGACTGATCATTGCTTAAAAATAATGACTTAAAAAGCGACTTTGAAATACAAAAAAGCAGATATCGATTATGATGTCTGCTTTTTTATTGACTATTAAGGGAAGTGATAAGCTCTTAAGTCGCTCTAGGGCGTGTCCTCAGTTCAACCGATAGCAATCTAAATGGTGATAAAAATGGTTAAATCTTGCCAAACATCGTCAAATAGCTAGGTAATATCTCGATATTATCTGCACTATTTTCCTTGTTTGACTGCAATTTACCTCATTTTTATCACCATTTTTAAAATAAGGACACGCCCTAGTTTGAGTATAATCGATTGATTGCGATTTAGAGTATAAACAAGGATTAGTGTGTTTAACTGTAAACTTTGACGGCAGCATAACGGCATAGGCTGTATTTGTACTGGTCAATTCCATCACGCCCAAACTCAACAATTTAATGTCAATTAATAATCATTATTTAGGATAATCTGATGACCCCAATCCACATTGCCTTAGCCGTATTGGTTACCTTTATATGGG harbors:
- a CDS encoding zinc-binding dehydrogenase — protein: IVTADVPAKFMPALKTRVNKDTPVGNEGAGTVVAAGSSPAAQALMGKMVAVIGGGTYRQYHCVNVKSCLELKEGTTAKEGASSFVNPLTALAMVETMRAEGHKAIIHAAAASSLGQMLNRICMADGIDLINIVRKEEQEKLLRDMGAKYVVNSSSDTFIADLTAAIVETGATISFDPIGGGQLSSDILNCMEAAITADVEEYNVYGSTTFKQAYIYGALNRGPITLNRNFGFAWGVNGFLLFNALAKLGTETVMSMRKRVAEEITTTFASSYTHEVTLQEALQLQSIAAYGKQATGEKYLIKPQD